The genomic stretch GGAAACCTCATAGGCGGTATTGCCATTGATCGATGCTCCCCGCAAACTATGTTCCTGTTTTCCGGCCTTCTCCTTGCTCTCCAGTTTTTCATAACCTTTACTGTCCGCGAAAGCTCTCTTAACCTTCCCAAGAGTGCAGCCGATGCAGGGATTAGAAAACAACTTTCAGAGCTCTCAGTTGCATTAAGAAAACCTGAGATTGCTTACTCATTAACATGGTTTGCAGCATCCTATGCCATGATTCCAGCACTAACAGGCACCATGTTCTTTTACCAGACACAGCATTTGAAGATTGAATCATCAGTACTGGGTCTCTCTAAGGTCTTTGGTCAGGCAGCGATGCTTCTCTGGAGCATCATTTACCAACGTTACTTGAAGTCAGTCCCACCCAGGAAACTCATTTCAGCCATTCAGGCATTGATGGCGGTATTTATGATATCGGATGTGTTGTTTGTGAAGGGGTTTTATCAGAAGATGGGTGTGCCGGATTCTGCGTATGTTGTGATCTTCTCAGGCTTGTTGGAGgttctcttcttttttaagaTTCTGCCATTTACAGTTCTGATAGCGCAGTTCTGCCCTCATGGATGTGAAGGATCTCTAATGGCATTTGTCATGTCTGCCATAGCCCTTGCATTCATAGTGAGTGGATACCTTGGCGTTGCACTTGCATCCTATGTTGGGGTTACAGGAAATGATTTTTCGGGGCTCCCGCGGGGTCTCCTAATACAGGCAGCGTGCACGATTTTGCCAATTTATTGGTCATCGTGTATACCTCACTATGTGAAATCCAAAACCAGGAGGAAAAAGGAGTGACTCGTGATAATAGTATTATGGAAGGGCGGAGATGCATTTGTCacaatatttgtttatttatttttcatttcttttcgcATACATGGTCATCCTCAATATATAGGTGTTTCAATTCACAAATAATCGTGTTTAGATTTCTCAAAGTTGAGTCTTTTAGCTTTAGGTGTATTAATACAATAGTGGAGGATTTGAATGCTACTTTCTACAGAGGGGCTATTGTTTTGGATTGTGTATCAAAGATCTACTTATGtaatttcctttcctttttggtTGGGAATGTATTCCTTACTATGTCTCGAACCAATCACCGATATATGTTtatgaataatgctagaaattacatttttattctattattcttattttgctATGTTGCTACTTGCTGATACGACACGTATCAGTTTACGCATATGTGTGGAAGAAAGAAGTTGCACTTTAGGTCCGTTTGAATTAGGCATTTGGTAAAGTCGCAGATTCAAAACAAGGACCAATAAATATCCAACCTGCTAACCATTGGTATGCTATCATAACCAATTAACCTTCCTGCgacaaaaatttctttgtaGTGTTTGACTTAGACGTGCCTTTGTTGAATACCTTTATCAAACATGAAAGCATACAACTTGAAACACTAGGATGATCAACAAAACACAACATAAGCTTGACTGTTTAACGACCAAAATCATCTCACTCCTGACACTCCAGTAAACATTTACCAATATCTTTGAGACATCCATGCATATGCTGTTTGCTCGTCAATCACACAACTTGCAAAAGCAAGTAAAACCCATGATCAATCAAACAACTTTTAAGAGACAAATGCCTTCATTAAGATCAGCAAACTATGTAGCAAATTAGAGCAACATTCGAAAACCATCTTAAAAAAACGTTAAGTCGGTGCAGCCAGAGGCTGAACACTCGAGCCAAAAAGCACAACTTTTCCAGTCAATACACAACATTCTAATAACACCAGAAGGAGCAATACTAAATTTCTACACGCGGCCATCCCACAAACACTGGATCCCAACTTTCCCGGCTTTCAGAAGGCCCTCAATTTCTCCAGGAGGGTTCAGACCCAGAGCACGAGCTCGCTCCCACCGAGCCAGCCTGGTCATCCCCAGGCACGGCCCGTACGCCATGTTCATGTCGAATACCCGCAACACCTCCTCATTCTCGTCATAGTCATCTACCACCCAGAACCACACATTTGATAAGATTCTCAAATCCACGcttttcaaaaatattgaaatcgatttatttttgaaacccaaatcaaacaaaaccctAACTGTAAATTAatagacagagagagacagagagggagaaagagagagacctTTGAGGTCATGGGAGCCGTGGGAGAGGAGGGCGGTGGGTTGGGTGACATCGGAGCCGAAAATGGCGGCGTCTTTGGGCGATTTCTTGAGAGAAGAAGGCGGCTTGGAGGCCTTCTTGGTGTCGGAAGAGGACTTCGTGACGCCGCTGTTCTTCCTCTGCCGGTAGAATCCCTTGATATTCCCTGACGTCGTTGCCATCTATCTCTTCTCAGTTCTCCCTCTAgaactttcgaattttgaaattAGTCTCCCTTCCAATGACTCTTTCTGTGATTCTTTTGAATTGAATTGCTTACCCCAAAAAAGAATCACAGGATTTTGAATTTAATTGTTGGCTTTCTTCCGCTTTTGCCCTTGTTACatcatcttgaaaaaaaaaaaacaaaaaaacgagaaatctcaaccgtagatttaaaATTACAGGAgatcttgtatttttcttcaggTTGTAGTTGTAAGCCGGATCCTTGAGTGTCGTTTAAAGAAAAGGGCCTGCCATGTTGAGGCCCATCAAGCCAGCCCATCTATTACGAACGTCTTTGAAAGTTTTCACCTCGTAGGAAGCCCAACACTACACCTCTCCTGTCTCCTCTGGTAGTTGTACTTGTAGTGGGACTTGGGAGTACTGAAATAAAACCCAAACGGTGATCTTCCTTTTTGTAAAAACGGCGACGTATTCTTTTTCTTGACAAAAATGCTTCAGACTTGACCTtcctctcttgttttttttttttttgcctccaAACAGCTTGAAACAtgttaattattaaaaacaCTTATTACATAGGTCCCTATCATCCCTCTATTATATAAGTGTTTTTAAAATACACTAATTATataagtgtttttaaaaaacacgcaaagcatttttcaaactttttaatACAATAAAGTGAATTCAAATaagcgttttaaaaaaatactaattatataagtgtttttaaaagacacgcaaagcatttttctttttaatacaacAAAGGATTTGAATTTACGTAATTTTAAAATcgaaagtttttttaaaaaattgtagaaatttATCCACAGTACCTTTTGACTCATTCTCAACGAGACTTgctgcattttttattttttatttttataaagaaatgaaGGAATTTATCCACCGTACTTTTTGACCCACTTTCGACGGGACGAGACtttctgcatttttttattttttttggcatttttactTGTTAGAAAATTCCGTGTGTATTTCTGAGCCTCTGACAGCTCCCATGTCACGTGGATGTTACGTGAGAAGCATTGAAACAAATGCTGCCCAAATTGGACTGGAAATTTTTGTTTGCTGGAAATTTTTTTCGCGTGGAAAGAGTGGATTGGAATGTGGCTGTTGCTCAAATAGTCAGATTGACCTTTGCCAAATTCTAGAGGCTGGCTTTACTGCCAGAAATGAATACAGGTAGTAATTGTAGGCTTCCCTTTGAGTTTTTTAGGGCTCCCATAACAATAGCCAATAGGTCCTTAATTTGATTGGGTTTTGGGCCTTTGGGCTTATGCCTATTTTCTATACCATCTGACATctatagtattttttaaaaaaaatattaaaaaaaaaaaaagaaaccttaAAGAAGCTTTTTCTAAaagaataaactaaaaaaataagaggGCCCAAGGCTAGCGACATTGCAAGAGTTAAACAAATCTTAGGAACCAAACTATAAACACAAGATAAAGTTGGTAGGCACGCATGAGGCCATGACCCATGACCCACCCACCTCGTCCACTGAAACTTTTGTATCCTAATGAAAGTTGGCATCCCAgctgacaaaaaacaaaaccttaaataaattaatacaatAATCTTAATGACCAACAAAAGACAAACACAAGCTAGTTTAACAATTTAACACGAATGCTAATTTGACTGGGACTCGACAATAAATAATTCTACAATTATaacaatcatatatatcaaCAAACTTAACTTTCTcgtaatttttataattatcaCACTAAAAATGACGTCCCACGTTCAATAAATCAACCACACCTGATAGTCCCTACCACACACAAATAAGATGTGCATGGGGGACGAATCTTGTATGAATCAAATAGACCAGTATTGGCAGTATTGTATTCTTTTGTTGACTTTGAGTGTCgtatcaaacaaacaaacagatcAGCAGGACTGGACTGTTGAACAGTATTGTATGGATGATGTTTCAAAGTTGAAGATCTGCCGGGGCAACTTGAGTTGCTATTTGGActttttgtccttaattttcaatggaaaatatctccccttcttttttttttttcttttctttttttctttttttaaagtgaaTGTATCCTATGATTTGCCGTGCAAGTTAGGTTGCTATTTGGGCAAACATGGAAATTTCCTACACAAATCGGTTGTTAGACTTTCTTATGATTCAGTACTCTCTAAAAAAGTAGTGTGTTATTTATGATATgaggaatatatattttttataatagcatttttttaataagattaacaaaaaagtaaatgtcactttttaaatgcCAGTTTCTAAGAAATTTCtatatttaaaaacaaagtGGTTTGCACTCTTTGATGGAATTAACGTGAGTTTTTAGATAAATTACTGTAAAATAATTAGGGATTGGCAAAGTGCCATTTTTCCATATTTTCACTTATTTATAGGGGCAAGTTTAGTTTAGGATTAGGCTCTTTGGAAGGAAgataaaatcattaaaaaaaaaaaaaaaaggaaaaatataagtATACTCATTGATTAATATATAAGgtgatttcaatttaattacgTTTTACATGGCATTAATAGGATCAATACAACGTAAATAGTTTTATCACCCTCTTATCCTTATAATGTGGAAAGGTGACTACACCTCATAAATGAGTTATTTGCTCAAGCGAAAGGGGTGGCCGTGCAAACCACCCGCACCCCTCAGCCAGGAAAGGCTGTGGGTGGCCGCCCATTTGATTGACATGTCGTTCAAAACCTCAAAATGAGAATTGAGGAAAACTTTTCCTATCTTTTTAACTATTTTCCTAGAgcccatttgattaaaaatttaTCGTTGGAattcaaaagtatttttaaatgatttccgtgtatatatatatatatatatatatatatatatattagcaataCAAGCATGGGCAACTAGGGACGGTGATATATTAGCAGCAAGGGGCGTTGACTCACTATTGTCCTCAATTTTCATATAGGGTTTAGTTTGAACAGTCAAGAGAGTTGGTGAAGTAGAAGATTGGACTGCCCTTTAGACTTGGTACAAGACGGCTATTCAATATGTTATACTGGAATTACTCACTATTGTCCTCAATTTTCATATACGGTTTAGTTTGAACAGTCAAGAGAGTTGGTGAAGTAGAAGATTGGACTGCCCTTTAGACTTGGTACAAGACGGCTATTCAATATGTTACACTGGAATTAGTCACTATTGTCCTCAatttttgttgggaaaattgataattaattggttaccaatttTTCATCAGCcttttatgcgaaagacaagtttgaaaataaaacgcacgagaacacacaccaatcacacacatacacaaagagtttacgtggttcggcaatatgcctatgtccacggggcgtgatccggtctccttctttactattgagaaatattgagtacaatggtacaagcctgaaccgcttaagtttaatatcccaaacccaagcccttaaccccttgtacacctcactcaactgtccctctcaaatacccagtaaagaaaagtcacaaagtgttctcaccaatttggattttccggatccccacttaaccaaaggactgcatgtccttttatagtggctaatcacgaaaaataggagaacaattttaatccaattgctactgggaaaacgaaaccatcatgaatacaaagtcttttccatgatgaGGATAAGCATTGCAACCAGAGACGGAGCCAACCTTGCAAATGGGCAGGGGCCCATGTCTAAAAAATTTAGCTGGTAAGGGCCAATTAGCAAAAAATttaactacaattttttttttaccttaaattttttttttcttgtcattaGCCCCTTCCTCCGTCCCTGattgcaacccacatgtttattcacacacgttttctccaaaaaatcaaattccaagttgttcttagactctttttaaaactaaccttatcatcttatagataaatatgacttgagcccaccaacttgaatattgatattttccagtaattatcttcacacttgttgacaatttgagccattttcaacaattttcatATACCGTTTAGTTTGAACAGTCAAGAGAGTTGGTGAAGTAGAAGATTGGCCTGCCCTTTAGACTTTTAGTAGAAGACGGCTATTCAATATGTTACAccagaattatatatatacacacacatattttcttcaaactggtGGGCCAGCTTTAGGTAATCGTGACCTGCCGATTGCACGGGGTGGACCGCTAACCTATAGAGCTATTTTAATTTACTCTCTTAGTTTCTAAATCcgatttttaattcttttaaacttttaggggtaattatcttttgcCTCTATGAATTACAGCGCTTTGGCATTTTCTcctatgaactaccaactatgatatttgaccccatcaaactaccattttataacaaaaagcctcattccgtcagtcaaattGGTTAAAATTGACGATCAATGGttatgtgcaagtcatgtgccattttaaatatttttcttccacttttgccctcacttcaaacaaataaaggGGGCGAAAGTGGAAGAAAATAACGTATATACCCTCATAaacatattaactttatttgtttgaagcgagggcaaaagtggaagaaaaaaaatttaaaatggcacataactcgcacatgaccgttgaccgtcaattttaactctTTTGACTAAcgaaaatgagattttttgtcataagatggtagttgGATGGGTTAGATGTCATAGTTGATAGTTCATTGGGGCAAAAAGTAATTAC from Corylus avellana chromosome ca1, CavTom2PMs-1.0 encodes the following:
- the LOC132167061 gene encoding uncharacterized protein LOC132167061: MATTSGNIKGFYRQRKNSGVTKSSSDTKKASKPPSSLKKSPKDAAIFGSDVTQPTALLSHGSHDLKDDYDENEEVLRVFDMNMAYGPCLGMTRLARWERARALGLNPPGEIEGLLKAGKVGIQCLWDGRV
- the LOC132178547 gene encoding probable folate-biopterin transporter 7; the encoded protein is MVSSEGGSPDPNPIWKLLGFGVWVQGFRCFPWMAVNFFLKDGLNVDPSTLQLLQNSANLPMVAKPLYGIVSDAVYVGGQHRIPYIAIGALLQAVSWLAIAIISPSSISIFTITLYLLLGNLGASIAEVANDAIVAEVGKQLTSSSKSSQPSSSGELQSYVWMASSAGGVLGNLIGGIAIDRCSPQTMFLFSGLLLALQFFITFTVRESSLNLPKSAADAGIRKQLSELSVALRKPEIAYSLTWFAASYAMIPALTGTMFFYQTQHLKIESSVLGLSKVFGQAAMLLWSIIYQRYLKSVPPRKLISAIQALMAVFMISDVLFVKGFYQKMGVPDSAYVVIFSGLLEVLFFFKILPFTVLIAQFCPHGCEGSLMAFVMSAIALAFIVSGYLGVALASYVGVTGNDFSGLPRGLLIQAACTILPIYWSSCIPHYVKSKTRRKKE